In Thunnus maccoyii chromosome 11, fThuMac1.1, whole genome shotgun sequence, one genomic interval encodes:
- the col28a2a gene encoding collagen, type XXVIII, alpha 2a isoform X2: MFPSFMSVLLVTALTSVWAQDLYEDRKANKKSRIKPLAENIHDGQAILDNDCTLEISFLLDSSESAKDNHEQEKQFVMNMVDRLQEVRLQTGHSLSLKVALLQYSSHVIKEQTFKDWRGKENFKTRIAPIIYIGHGTYTTYAITNMTRIYLEESSPGSIKVAVLLTDGISHPRNPDIFSAVADAKNQGIKFFTLGITRTANEPANVAQLRLLASSPASHFLHNLQDKDIVEKIVTKITDLAEEGCPLIQTCACEKGERGPIGPAGKKGRPGDDGAPGLKGQKGEAGLSGLPGREGAEGKPGYKGEKGERGECGTPGIKGDRGPEGSVGSRGIRGLQGLPGPHGDIGPEGPQGKQGERGPPGPPGIQGETGIGLPGPKGDIGFPGRSGPPGPPGVGEPGLSGPPGPQGVQGDKGPQGEGFPGPKGDRGLPGPRGPRGQQGAGIKGEQGELGPPGLPGPLGLTGVGIQGEKGMEGPRGPPGVRGIPGEGLPGPKGDQGLPGEQGAPGDRGIGEPGPKGEPGASGLGGLPGLPGEDGAPGQKGEPGLPGLRGPEGAQGIGTQGEKGDQGLRGIRGLHGPPGISGPSGPKGERGLPGQQGMPGQPGRSISGPKGDIGPAGPPGPVGETGHGLPGPKGDRGHSGLPGPVGPKGEGASGPVGPPGLPGLPGEPGPEGIGIPGPKGDIGFRGLPGLPGPAGEGLQGPPGNVGRPGPPGPTGPTGEGIQGPKGEPGSQGMTGPRGPPGDGYPGAKGGRGLQGERGMKGTKGDLGDPGVPGEAGRPGTKGDPGLTREDIIKLIKEICGCGIKCKERPMELVFVIDSSESVGPENFEIIKDFVTRLVDRTTVGRNATRIGLVLYSLDVHLEFNLVRYMSKQDVKQAIRKMPYMGEGTYTGTAIRKATQEAFFSARPGVRKVAIVITDGQTDKREPVKLDLAVREAHAANIEMYALGIVNSSDPTQAEFLQELNLIASDPDSEHMYLIDDFNTLPALESKLVSQFCEDENGALIYNHIANGHWNSNNGHGLGFNGNNGHGLGVNGNNGHGENTNGYSGYGNNGYGNNGYGNNKNGYGYQEEIQNHRRTDSRGRGDTFTLPISADPLPVQVVEDDEGEDLDLRAHVRGGSTVAVVNKTASLLPVRENSVSNEAVISSSSSSSAKSSSTLGSVSSLTYNQLQPVVSPVIPEEAPSLNPRCELSLSQGNCRDYSIRWYYDKQANACAQFWYGGCGGNDNRYETEDECKKTCVLFRTG; the protein is encoded by the exons ATGTTCCCCTCCTTCATGTCAGTGCTGCTGGTCACAGCACTGACCAGCGTCTGGGCCCAAGACTTGTATGAGGACAGAAAAGCTAACAAGAAATCTAGGATAAAACCTCTGGCTGAAAATATTCATGATGGACAAG CCATCCTAGACAACGACTGCACCTTGGAGATCTCCTTCCTGTTGGACAGCTCTGAAAGTGCCAAGGACAATCACGAACAGGAAAAGCAGTTTGTTATGAACATGGTGGATAGACTCCAAGAGGTACGGCTGCAGACTGGCCACAGCTTGAGCTTGAAGGTGGCTCTGCTGCAGTACAGCAGTCATGTTATCAAAGAGCAAACCTTCAAAGACTGGAGGGGCAAAGAGAACTTCAAGACCCGTATAGCTCCCATCATCTACATCGGGCATGGTACCTACACCACCTACGCCATCACCAACATGACCAGGATCTACCTGGAGGAGTCAAGCCCTGGCAGCATCAAAGTAGCCGTGCTGCTTACAGATGGCATTTCCCACCCAAGAAACCCtgacattttctctgctgtcGCTGATGCCAAGAACCAGGGTATCAAGTTCTTCACTTTGGGCATCACCCGAACAGCCAACGAGCCAGCCAATGTGGCCCAGCTCCGTCTGCTCGCCAGCTCTCCCGCCTCCCACTTCCTCCATAATTTACAGGACAAAGACATAGTCGAAAAGATTGTCACTAAAATA aCTGACTTGGCTGAAGAAGGA TGCCCTCTGATTCAGACATGTGCTTgtgagaaaggagagaggggaCCCATTGGGCCTGCG GGGAAGAAAGGTCGCCCCGGAGATGACGGAGCCCCAGGGCTTAAAGGGCAAAAG GGTGAAGCAGGACTAAGTGGTCTACCTGGACGAGAAGGCGCTGAG GGAAAACCAGGCTACAAAGGAGAGAAG GGTGAAAGGGGTGAATGTGGCACTCCAGGAATCAAAGGAGACAGG GGTCCCGAGGGTTCAGTTGGTTCAAGAGGAATTAGAGGTCTGCAG GGGTTGCCAGGACCACATGGAGACATTGGACCAGAGGGCCCTCAGGGAAAGCAG GGTGAACGTGGCCCACCCGGTCCTCCAGGAATTCAGGGGGAAACTGGTATTGGGCTTCCTGGACCGAAA GGTGACATTGGATTCCCAGGCCGCTCAGGTCCACCTGGTCCTCCAGGAGTGGGTGAACCTGGCCTTTCT GGACCTCCAGGACCACAAGGTGTTCAAGGGGATAAAGGACCCCAGGGCGAGGGATTTCCCGGACCAAAG GGGGATCGGGGGCTTCCTGGACCGAGGGGGCCGCGAGGGCAGCAGGGTGCAGGAATCAAAGGAGAACAG GGTGAACTGGGGCCCCCAGGTCTTCCAGGGCCACTTGGACTGACAGGAGTGGGCATACAAGGAGAGAAG GGAATGGAAGGTCCAAGAGGTCCACCAGGAGTAAGAGGAATTCCAGGAGAAGGTTTACCTGGACCTAAG GGAGACCAAGGTTTACCAGGAGAGCAGGGAGCTCCAGGAGACAGAGGCATTGGTGAGCCTGGTCCAAAG GGAGAGCCCGGAGCATCTGGTTTAGGTGGCCTGCCAGGACTTCCGGGAGAGGATGGAGCTCCAGGACAGAAG GGGGAGCCTGGTTTACCTGGTTTAAGAGGTCCTGAGGGAGCACAAGGAATTGGCACTCAAGGGGAGAAA GGTGACCAGGGTCTAAGAGGCATCCGTGGGTTACATGGGCCTCCAGGGATCTCAGGACCCTCTGGACCAAAG GGAGAACGTGGGTTACCAGGCCAGCAGGGCATGCCAGGACAGCCAGGACGGTCCATATCAGGTCCAAAG GGGGATATAGGTCCTGCTGGCCCCCCTGGCCCTGTTGGAGAAACAGGCCATGGACTACCTGGTCCAAAG GGTGATCGTGGTCATTCTGGTTTACCAGGCCCAGTTGGTCCAAAAGGCGAAGGCGCCTCTGGCCCTGTG GGTCCTCCAGGCTTACCGGGTTTACCAGGCGAGCCGGGCCCAGAAGGAATAGGAATTCCTGGTCCCAAG GGTGACATTGGCTTTAGAGGATTGCCAGGTTTGCCCGGCCCAGCTGGAGAGGGCTTACAAGGACCACCA GGTAATGTTGGGAGACCAGGACCTCCTGGTCCAACTGGACCTACGGGAGAGGGTATTCAAGGACCAAAG GGTGAGCCAGGATCTCAAGGTATGACTGGACCTAGAGGGCCTCCAGGAGACGGATATCCTGGAGCTAAG GGTGGTCGTGGATTACAGGGTGAGCGCGGAATGAAGGGTACAAAAGGAGACTTAGGAGATCCTGGAGTCCCTGGTGAAGCA GGAAGACCAGGAACAAAAGGAGATCCAGGCCTCACA AGAGAGGACATTATTAAGCTGATTAAAGAAATCTGTG gatGCGGCATCAAGTGCAAGGAAAGGCCAATGGAGCTTGTTTTCGTCATTGACAGCTCAGAGAGCGTCGGCCCTGAGAACTTTGAAATCATCAAAGACTTTGTCACAAGGCTGGTGGATCGGACCACAGTTGGACGCAATGCAACAAGAATCGGGCTGGTCCTCTACAGTCTGGATGTCCATTTAGAGTTCAACTTGGTTCGCTACATGAGCAAACAGGATGTGAAGCAGGCAATCAGAAAAATGCCTTATATGGGTGAGGGAACCTACACTGGCACCGCCATCAGAAAGGCGACTCAGGAGGCTTTCTTCAGCGCCCGGCCTGGAGTCAGAAAAGTTGCCATCGTCATCACCGACGGTCAGACCGACAAGCGAGAGCCTGTCAAACTTGATTTAGCTGTGCGGGAAGCTCATGCTGCAAACATTGAGATGTACGCTCTTGGGATTGTCAATTCTTCTGATCCGACACAGGCTGAGTTCCTGCAAGAACTAAACCTCATTGCCTCTGACCCTGACAGTGAACATATGTACCTCATTGATGACTTCAACACTCTACCAG caCTGGAGTCTAAACTTGTCAGCCAGTTCTGTGAAGATGAAAATGGCGCCCTTATCTACAATCACATTGCAAATGGACACTGGAATAGCAACAATGGGCATGGACTTGGTTTTAATGGAAACAATGGGCATGGACTTGGTGTTAATGGAAACAATGGGCATGGAGAAAATACCAATGGATATAGTGGCTATGGCAATAATGGTTATGGAAACAATGGATATGGAAACAACAAGAATGGTTATGGTTACCAAGAGGAGATCCAAAATCATAGACGCACCGACAGCCGAGGCCGTGGAGACACTTTCACATTGCCTATCAGTGCGGATCCTCTCCCTGTTCAG GTGGTggaggatgatgaaggtgaaGATTTAGACTTAAGGGCCCATGTGCGGGGTGGCAGCACTGTGGCTGTAGTTAACAAAACAGCATCTTTATTACCAGTGAGAGAAAACTCCGTCTCCAATGAGGCAGTCATATCAtcgtcatcatcttcatctgcAAAATCTTCATCCACACTAGGCTCAGTTTCATCCTTAACCTATAATCAGTTGCAGCCTGTGGTGAGTCCAGTCATACCTGAAG AGGCCCCTTCTCTCAATCCCCGCTGTGAACTCAGCTTGTCCCAAGGCAACTGCCGAGACTATAGCATCCGCTGGTACTATGACAAGCAGGCCAATGCCTGTGCACAGTTTTGGTATGGAGGCTGTGGTGGAAATGACAACCGTTATGAAACAGAGGATGAGTGCAAGAAGACTTGTGTTCTATTCAGAACAG GATAA
- the col28a2a gene encoding collagen, type XXVIII, alpha 2a isoform X1, translating into MFPSFMSVLLVTALTSVWAQDLYEDRKANKKSRIKPLAENIHDGQAILDNDCTLEISFLLDSSESAKDNHEQEKQFVMNMVDRLQEVRLQTGHSLSLKVALLQYSSHVIKEQTFKDWRGKENFKTRIAPIIYIGHGTYTTYAITNMTRIYLEESSPGSIKVAVLLTDGISHPRNPDIFSAVADAKNQGIKFFTLGITRTANEPANVAQLRLLASSPASHFLHNLQDKDIVEKIVTKITDLAEEGCPLIQTCACEKGERGPIGPAGKKGRPGDDGAPGLKGQKGEAGLSGLPGREGAEGKPGYKGEKGERGECGTPGIKGDRGPEGSVGSRGIRGLQGLPGPHGDIGPEGPQGKQGERGPPGPPGIQGETGIGLPGPKGDIGFPGRSGPPGPPGVGEPGLSGPPGPQGVQGDKGPQGEGFPGPKGDRGLPGPRGPRGQQGAGIKGEQGELGPPGLPGPLGLTGVGIQGEKGMEGPRGPPGVRGIPGEGLPGPKGDQGLPGEQGAPGDRGIGEPGPKGEPGASGLGGLPGLPGEDGAPGQKGEPGLPGLRGPEGAQGIGTQGEKGDQGLRGIRGLHGPPGISGPSGPKGERGLPGQQGMPGQPGRSISGPKGDIGPAGPPGPVGETGHGLPGPKGDRGHSGLPGPVGPKGEGASGPVGPPGLPGLPGEPGPEGIGIPGPKGDIGFRGLPGLPGPAGEGLQGPPGNVGRPGPPGPTGPTGEGIQGPKGEPGSQGMTGPRGPPGDGYPGAKGGRGLQGERGMKGTKGDLGDPGVPGEAGRPGTKGDPGLTREDIIKLIKEICGCGIKCKERPMELVFVIDSSESVGPENFEIIKDFVTRLVDRTTVGRNATRIGLVLYSLDVHLEFNLVRYMSKQDVKQAIRKMPYMGEGTYTGTAIRKATQEAFFSARPGVRKVAIVITDGQTDKREPVKLDLAVREAHAANIEMYALGIVNSSDPTQAEFLQELNLIASDPDSEHMYLIDDFNTLPALESKLVSQFCEDENGALIYNHIANGHWNSNNGHGLGFNGNNGHGLGVNGNNGHGENTNGYSGYGNNGYGNNGYGNNKNGYGYQEEIQNHRRTDSRGRGDTFTLPISADPLPVQVVEDDEGEDLDLRAHVRGGSTVAVVNKTASLLPVRENSVSNEAVISSSSSSSAKSSSTLGSVSSLTYNQLQPVVSPVIPEEAPSLNPRCELSLSQGNCRDYSIRWYYDKQANACAQFWYGGCGGNDNRYETEDECKKTCVLFRTAG; encoded by the exons ATGTTCCCCTCCTTCATGTCAGTGCTGCTGGTCACAGCACTGACCAGCGTCTGGGCCCAAGACTTGTATGAGGACAGAAAAGCTAACAAGAAATCTAGGATAAAACCTCTGGCTGAAAATATTCATGATGGACAAG CCATCCTAGACAACGACTGCACCTTGGAGATCTCCTTCCTGTTGGACAGCTCTGAAAGTGCCAAGGACAATCACGAACAGGAAAAGCAGTTTGTTATGAACATGGTGGATAGACTCCAAGAGGTACGGCTGCAGACTGGCCACAGCTTGAGCTTGAAGGTGGCTCTGCTGCAGTACAGCAGTCATGTTATCAAAGAGCAAACCTTCAAAGACTGGAGGGGCAAAGAGAACTTCAAGACCCGTATAGCTCCCATCATCTACATCGGGCATGGTACCTACACCACCTACGCCATCACCAACATGACCAGGATCTACCTGGAGGAGTCAAGCCCTGGCAGCATCAAAGTAGCCGTGCTGCTTACAGATGGCATTTCCCACCCAAGAAACCCtgacattttctctgctgtcGCTGATGCCAAGAACCAGGGTATCAAGTTCTTCACTTTGGGCATCACCCGAACAGCCAACGAGCCAGCCAATGTGGCCCAGCTCCGTCTGCTCGCCAGCTCTCCCGCCTCCCACTTCCTCCATAATTTACAGGACAAAGACATAGTCGAAAAGATTGTCACTAAAATA aCTGACTTGGCTGAAGAAGGA TGCCCTCTGATTCAGACATGTGCTTgtgagaaaggagagaggggaCCCATTGGGCCTGCG GGGAAGAAAGGTCGCCCCGGAGATGACGGAGCCCCAGGGCTTAAAGGGCAAAAG GGTGAAGCAGGACTAAGTGGTCTACCTGGACGAGAAGGCGCTGAG GGAAAACCAGGCTACAAAGGAGAGAAG GGTGAAAGGGGTGAATGTGGCACTCCAGGAATCAAAGGAGACAGG GGTCCCGAGGGTTCAGTTGGTTCAAGAGGAATTAGAGGTCTGCAG GGGTTGCCAGGACCACATGGAGACATTGGACCAGAGGGCCCTCAGGGAAAGCAG GGTGAACGTGGCCCACCCGGTCCTCCAGGAATTCAGGGGGAAACTGGTATTGGGCTTCCTGGACCGAAA GGTGACATTGGATTCCCAGGCCGCTCAGGTCCACCTGGTCCTCCAGGAGTGGGTGAACCTGGCCTTTCT GGACCTCCAGGACCACAAGGTGTTCAAGGGGATAAAGGACCCCAGGGCGAGGGATTTCCCGGACCAAAG GGGGATCGGGGGCTTCCTGGACCGAGGGGGCCGCGAGGGCAGCAGGGTGCAGGAATCAAAGGAGAACAG GGTGAACTGGGGCCCCCAGGTCTTCCAGGGCCACTTGGACTGACAGGAGTGGGCATACAAGGAGAGAAG GGAATGGAAGGTCCAAGAGGTCCACCAGGAGTAAGAGGAATTCCAGGAGAAGGTTTACCTGGACCTAAG GGAGACCAAGGTTTACCAGGAGAGCAGGGAGCTCCAGGAGACAGAGGCATTGGTGAGCCTGGTCCAAAG GGAGAGCCCGGAGCATCTGGTTTAGGTGGCCTGCCAGGACTTCCGGGAGAGGATGGAGCTCCAGGACAGAAG GGGGAGCCTGGTTTACCTGGTTTAAGAGGTCCTGAGGGAGCACAAGGAATTGGCACTCAAGGGGAGAAA GGTGACCAGGGTCTAAGAGGCATCCGTGGGTTACATGGGCCTCCAGGGATCTCAGGACCCTCTGGACCAAAG GGAGAACGTGGGTTACCAGGCCAGCAGGGCATGCCAGGACAGCCAGGACGGTCCATATCAGGTCCAAAG GGGGATATAGGTCCTGCTGGCCCCCCTGGCCCTGTTGGAGAAACAGGCCATGGACTACCTGGTCCAAAG GGTGATCGTGGTCATTCTGGTTTACCAGGCCCAGTTGGTCCAAAAGGCGAAGGCGCCTCTGGCCCTGTG GGTCCTCCAGGCTTACCGGGTTTACCAGGCGAGCCGGGCCCAGAAGGAATAGGAATTCCTGGTCCCAAG GGTGACATTGGCTTTAGAGGATTGCCAGGTTTGCCCGGCCCAGCTGGAGAGGGCTTACAAGGACCACCA GGTAATGTTGGGAGACCAGGACCTCCTGGTCCAACTGGACCTACGGGAGAGGGTATTCAAGGACCAAAG GGTGAGCCAGGATCTCAAGGTATGACTGGACCTAGAGGGCCTCCAGGAGACGGATATCCTGGAGCTAAG GGTGGTCGTGGATTACAGGGTGAGCGCGGAATGAAGGGTACAAAAGGAGACTTAGGAGATCCTGGAGTCCCTGGTGAAGCA GGAAGACCAGGAACAAAAGGAGATCCAGGCCTCACA AGAGAGGACATTATTAAGCTGATTAAAGAAATCTGTG gatGCGGCATCAAGTGCAAGGAAAGGCCAATGGAGCTTGTTTTCGTCATTGACAGCTCAGAGAGCGTCGGCCCTGAGAACTTTGAAATCATCAAAGACTTTGTCACAAGGCTGGTGGATCGGACCACAGTTGGACGCAATGCAACAAGAATCGGGCTGGTCCTCTACAGTCTGGATGTCCATTTAGAGTTCAACTTGGTTCGCTACATGAGCAAACAGGATGTGAAGCAGGCAATCAGAAAAATGCCTTATATGGGTGAGGGAACCTACACTGGCACCGCCATCAGAAAGGCGACTCAGGAGGCTTTCTTCAGCGCCCGGCCTGGAGTCAGAAAAGTTGCCATCGTCATCACCGACGGTCAGACCGACAAGCGAGAGCCTGTCAAACTTGATTTAGCTGTGCGGGAAGCTCATGCTGCAAACATTGAGATGTACGCTCTTGGGATTGTCAATTCTTCTGATCCGACACAGGCTGAGTTCCTGCAAGAACTAAACCTCATTGCCTCTGACCCTGACAGTGAACATATGTACCTCATTGATGACTTCAACACTCTACCAG caCTGGAGTCTAAACTTGTCAGCCAGTTCTGTGAAGATGAAAATGGCGCCCTTATCTACAATCACATTGCAAATGGACACTGGAATAGCAACAATGGGCATGGACTTGGTTTTAATGGAAACAATGGGCATGGACTTGGTGTTAATGGAAACAATGGGCATGGAGAAAATACCAATGGATATAGTGGCTATGGCAATAATGGTTATGGAAACAATGGATATGGAAACAACAAGAATGGTTATGGTTACCAAGAGGAGATCCAAAATCATAGACGCACCGACAGCCGAGGCCGTGGAGACACTTTCACATTGCCTATCAGTGCGGATCCTCTCCCTGTTCAG GTGGTggaggatgatgaaggtgaaGATTTAGACTTAAGGGCCCATGTGCGGGGTGGCAGCACTGTGGCTGTAGTTAACAAAACAGCATCTTTATTACCAGTGAGAGAAAACTCCGTCTCCAATGAGGCAGTCATATCAtcgtcatcatcttcatctgcAAAATCTTCATCCACACTAGGCTCAGTTTCATCCTTAACCTATAATCAGTTGCAGCCTGTGGTGAGTCCAGTCATACCTGAAG AGGCCCCTTCTCTCAATCCCCGCTGTGAACTCAGCTTGTCCCAAGGCAACTGCCGAGACTATAGCATCCGCTGGTACTATGACAAGCAGGCCAATGCCTGTGCACAGTTTTGGTATGGAGGCTGTGGTGGAAATGACAACCGTTATGAAACAGAGGATGAGTGCAAGAAGACTTGTGTTCTATTCAGAACAG CAGGATAA
- the col28a2a gene encoding collagen, type XXVIII, alpha 2a isoform X3: MFPSFMSVLLVTALTSVWAQDLYEDRKANKKSRIKPLAENIHDGQAILDNDCTLEISFLLDSSESAKDNHEQEKQFVMNMVDRLQEVRLQTGHSLSLKVALLQYSSHVIKEQTFKDWRGKENFKTRIAPIIYIGHGTYTTYAITNMTRIYLEESSPGSIKVAVLLTDGISHPRNPDIFSAVADAKNQGIKFFTLGITRTANEPANVAQLRLLASSPASHFLHNLQDKDIVEKIVTKITDLAEEGCPLIQTCACEKGERGPIGPAGKKGRPGDDGAPGLKGQKGEAGLSGLPGREGAEGKPGYKGEKGERGECGTPGIKGDRGPEGSVGSRGIRGLQGLPGPHGDIGPEGPQGKQGERGPPGPPGIQGETGIGLPGPKGDIGFPGRSGPPGPPGVGEPGLSGPPGPQGVQGDKGPQGEGFPGPKGDRGLPGPRGPRGQQGAGIKGEQGELGPPGLPGPLGLTGVGIQGEKGMEGPRGPPGVRGIPGEGLPGPKGDQGLPGEQGAPGDRGIGEPGPKGEPGASGLGGLPGLPGEDGAPGQKGEPGLPGLRGPEGAQGIGTQGEKGDQGLRGIRGLHGPPGISGPSGPKGERGLPGQQGMPGQPGRSISGPKGDIGPAGPPGPVGETGHGLPGPKGDRGHSGLPGPVGPKGEGASGPVGPPGLPGLPGEPGPEGIGIPGPKGDIGFRGLPGLPGPAGEGLQGPPGNVGRPGPPGPTGPTGEGIQGPKGEPGSQGMTGPRGPPGDGYPGAKGGRGLQGERGMKGTKGDLGDPGVPGEAGRPGTKGDPGLTREDIIKLIKEICAQRASALRTLKSSKTLSQGWWIGPQLDAMQQESGWSSTVWMSI; the protein is encoded by the exons ATGTTCCCCTCCTTCATGTCAGTGCTGCTGGTCACAGCACTGACCAGCGTCTGGGCCCAAGACTTGTATGAGGACAGAAAAGCTAACAAGAAATCTAGGATAAAACCTCTGGCTGAAAATATTCATGATGGACAAG CCATCCTAGACAACGACTGCACCTTGGAGATCTCCTTCCTGTTGGACAGCTCTGAAAGTGCCAAGGACAATCACGAACAGGAAAAGCAGTTTGTTATGAACATGGTGGATAGACTCCAAGAGGTACGGCTGCAGACTGGCCACAGCTTGAGCTTGAAGGTGGCTCTGCTGCAGTACAGCAGTCATGTTATCAAAGAGCAAACCTTCAAAGACTGGAGGGGCAAAGAGAACTTCAAGACCCGTATAGCTCCCATCATCTACATCGGGCATGGTACCTACACCACCTACGCCATCACCAACATGACCAGGATCTACCTGGAGGAGTCAAGCCCTGGCAGCATCAAAGTAGCCGTGCTGCTTACAGATGGCATTTCCCACCCAAGAAACCCtgacattttctctgctgtcGCTGATGCCAAGAACCAGGGTATCAAGTTCTTCACTTTGGGCATCACCCGAACAGCCAACGAGCCAGCCAATGTGGCCCAGCTCCGTCTGCTCGCCAGCTCTCCCGCCTCCCACTTCCTCCATAATTTACAGGACAAAGACATAGTCGAAAAGATTGTCACTAAAATA aCTGACTTGGCTGAAGAAGGA TGCCCTCTGATTCAGACATGTGCTTgtgagaaaggagagaggggaCCCATTGGGCCTGCG GGGAAGAAAGGTCGCCCCGGAGATGACGGAGCCCCAGGGCTTAAAGGGCAAAAG GGTGAAGCAGGACTAAGTGGTCTACCTGGACGAGAAGGCGCTGAG GGAAAACCAGGCTACAAAGGAGAGAAG GGTGAAAGGGGTGAATGTGGCACTCCAGGAATCAAAGGAGACAGG GGTCCCGAGGGTTCAGTTGGTTCAAGAGGAATTAGAGGTCTGCAG GGGTTGCCAGGACCACATGGAGACATTGGACCAGAGGGCCCTCAGGGAAAGCAG GGTGAACGTGGCCCACCCGGTCCTCCAGGAATTCAGGGGGAAACTGGTATTGGGCTTCCTGGACCGAAA GGTGACATTGGATTCCCAGGCCGCTCAGGTCCACCTGGTCCTCCAGGAGTGGGTGAACCTGGCCTTTCT GGACCTCCAGGACCACAAGGTGTTCAAGGGGATAAAGGACCCCAGGGCGAGGGATTTCCCGGACCAAAG GGGGATCGGGGGCTTCCTGGACCGAGGGGGCCGCGAGGGCAGCAGGGTGCAGGAATCAAAGGAGAACAG GGTGAACTGGGGCCCCCAGGTCTTCCAGGGCCACTTGGACTGACAGGAGTGGGCATACAAGGAGAGAAG GGAATGGAAGGTCCAAGAGGTCCACCAGGAGTAAGAGGAATTCCAGGAGAAGGTTTACCTGGACCTAAG GGAGACCAAGGTTTACCAGGAGAGCAGGGAGCTCCAGGAGACAGAGGCATTGGTGAGCCTGGTCCAAAG GGAGAGCCCGGAGCATCTGGTTTAGGTGGCCTGCCAGGACTTCCGGGAGAGGATGGAGCTCCAGGACAGAAG GGGGAGCCTGGTTTACCTGGTTTAAGAGGTCCTGAGGGAGCACAAGGAATTGGCACTCAAGGGGAGAAA GGTGACCAGGGTCTAAGAGGCATCCGTGGGTTACATGGGCCTCCAGGGATCTCAGGACCCTCTGGACCAAAG GGAGAACGTGGGTTACCAGGCCAGCAGGGCATGCCAGGACAGCCAGGACGGTCCATATCAGGTCCAAAG GGGGATATAGGTCCTGCTGGCCCCCCTGGCCCTGTTGGAGAAACAGGCCATGGACTACCTGGTCCAAAG GGTGATCGTGGTCATTCTGGTTTACCAGGCCCAGTTGGTCCAAAAGGCGAAGGCGCCTCTGGCCCTGTG GGTCCTCCAGGCTTACCGGGTTTACCAGGCGAGCCGGGCCCAGAAGGAATAGGAATTCCTGGTCCCAAG GGTGACATTGGCTTTAGAGGATTGCCAGGTTTGCCCGGCCCAGCTGGAGAGGGCTTACAAGGACCACCA GGTAATGTTGGGAGACCAGGACCTCCTGGTCCAACTGGACCTACGGGAGAGGGTATTCAAGGACCAAAG GGTGAGCCAGGATCTCAAGGTATGACTGGACCTAGAGGGCCTCCAGGAGACGGATATCCTGGAGCTAAG GGTGGTCGTGGATTACAGGGTGAGCGCGGAATGAAGGGTACAAAAGGAGACTTAGGAGATCCTGGAGTCCCTGGTGAAGCA GGAAGACCAGGAACAAAAGGAGATCCAGGCCTCACA AGAGAGGACATTATTAAGCTGATTAAAGAAATCTGTG CTCAGAGAGCGTCGGCCCTGAGAACTTTGAAATCATCAAAGACTTTGTCACAAGGCTGGTGGATCGGACCACAGTTGGACGCAATGCAACAAGAATCGGGCTGGTCCTCTACAGTCTGGATGTCCATTTAG